One region of Vigna angularis cultivar LongXiaoDou No.4 chromosome 10, ASM1680809v1, whole genome shotgun sequence genomic DNA includes:
- the LOC108335053 gene encoding phospholipase A1-Ibeta2, chloroplastic: MMQFSSTVPAHNLHKFQAIRCPSFSFRCQASSSSTFQKPFVSTESTRLHLANLDKLLETQKPVDPPSQLHHHQQHPHQPIINHPKEKKGRSFLEGLNLARLWPEMKANEEMSPRHLNRLQRLLSMTAEYSPRNILGGRWREYHGSNDWKGMLDPLDENLRREVVRYGEFVQAAYQAFHSDPAMSTEEPPHPRHVSLPDRSYRVTKSLYATSAIGLPKWVDDVAPDLGWMTQRSSWVGYVAVCEDRREIARMGRRDIVISLRGTSTCLEWAENMRAQLVDLEDVPEGQGKPKVECGFMSLYKTKGAHVASLSESVVEEVKRLVNLYRGEELSITVTGHSLGATLALLVADEISTCCAGVPPVAVFSFGGPRVGNKAFGDRVTAKNVKVLRIVNSQDVITRVPGIFVSEELEEKIRRVGGGVLEETTPLAYSHVGSELRVQTKMSPYLKPDADMACCHDLEAYLHLVDGFLASNCPFRANAKRSLARLMQDQSANVKKLYTSRAKALTVNLNRQGSISMSNCLPSPS, encoded by the coding sequence ATGATGCAGTTCAGCTCCACCGTACCAGCCCACAACCTTCACAAGTTCCAGGCAATAAGGTGCCCCAGCTTCAGCTTCAGATGCCAAGCCTCCTCTTCCTCAACCTTTCAGAAGCCCTTTGTCTCCACCGAGTCAACTCGCCTGCACCTCGCCAACCTCGATAAGCTCCTCGAGACCCAGAAGCCCGTGGACCCACCCTCCCaactccaccaccaccaacagcACCCACACCAACCCATCATCAACCACCCTaaggaaaagaaaggaagaagctTTCTCGAAGGCCTCAACTTGGCAAGGCTCTGGCCGGAGATGAAGGCGAACGAGGAAATGTCCCCGCGCCACCTCAATCGCCTCCAGCGGCTGCTCTCCATGACGGCGGAGTATTCCCCGAGGAACATCCTCGGCGGGCGGTGGAGAGAGTACCACGGCAGCAACGACTGGAAAGGGATGCTGGATCCTCTGGACGAGAATCTCCGGCGAGAAGTCGTCCGCTACGGAGAATTCGTCCAAGCCGCGTATCAGGCTTTTCACTCAGACCCTGCCATGTCAACTGAGGAGCCGCCACACCCCCGCCACGTGTCGCTTCCCGATAGATCGTATAGAGTGACGAAAAGCCTCTACGCCACGTCAGCGATCGGGTTACCGAAATGGGTGGATGACGTGGCTCCGGATCTTGGATGGATGACCCAGCGGTCGAGCTGGGTCGGGTACGTAGCCGTTTGCGAAGACAGAAGGGAGATCGCAAGGATGGGAAGGAGAGACATTGTTATCTCACTCCGCGGAACCTCGACGTGTCTGGAATGGGCCGAGAATATGAGGGCCCAATTGGTTGACCTCGAGGATGTTCCGGAAGGGCAAGGAAAGCCCAAGGTGGAGTGTGGGTTCATGAGTCTGTACAAGACGAAAGGCGCACACGTGGCGAGTCTGTCAGAGTCCGTTGTGGAGGAAGTGAAGAGACTCGTCAATCTGTACAGAGGCGAAGAGTTAAGCATTACCGTGACAGGACACAGTCTGGGAGCGACGCTGGCGCTATTGGTGGCCGATGAAATAAGCACGTGTTGCGCCGGAGTTCCACCGGTGGCTGTTTTTTCGTTCGGTGGGCCGCGAGTGGGGAACAAGGCCTTCGGCGATCGCGTGACGGCAAAGAACGTGAAAGTTTTGCGAATAGTGAATTCGCAGGACGTGATTACGCGCGTGCCTGGGATCTTCGTGAGCGAGGagcttgaagagaaaatacGGAGAGTGGGAGGGGGAGTGTTGGAAGAGACGACGCCGTTGGCTTACTCGCACGTGGGAAGTGAGCTGCGCGTGCAGACGAAGATGTCGCCGTACCTTAAGCCGGACGCGGACATGGCGTGCTGCCATGATTTGGAGGCTTATTTGCATTTGGTGGATGGGTTCCTGGCGTCGAATTGTCCGTTCAGAGCGAATGCAAAGAGAAGCTTGGCGAGGTTGATGCAAGATCAAAGCGccaatgtaaaaaaattgtacacTAGCAGGGCTAAAGCCTTAACTGTTAATCTCAATAGACAGGGATCCATCTCCATGTCTAATTGTTTACCAAGTCCATCTTAA